The Desulfuromonas acetexigens genomic sequence AATGATGTTTCGTTGATCATCATGAGGCGGAACAGGTAAGCGCATTTCAAAAAAATTCTCGGGATACAGCCTGAGACGAGACGACCAGACACCTTTCGACCAACGATTAACTTCGGCGACAAAGGGTTTGGAACGGCACAGCAGTTCGACGAACTCTGGCAGCAATAAACCTTTGGATGTGTAGACGTGGTAATCGGGGCTGACTATACCCTCAAGCGAGCTGATCCCCATCGCGCCCATCCAGCCCCACAAGGTATTGATAACCAGATCGCCGGGATAGCAGAGTTTGTAGCCCGCTTTGTCATCAGCCTGAAACATGTAAACGTCTTTTTCAGAACGTGGGGTAACACCCGTTATGTGCGATACGGTTAACAGTTCCTCAAGACCGGATTCAGAGCGTTGATCACGCACAGAAAATAAGTTCTTTGCCCGTTCAACCGTCCAATGCTTGGGAATATCTCCCAGCCAGTCGAGGCCGGAGGGTTTGAGGGGGGCGTTGGGGTCGAGGCCGCGGGTGACGGCGCGGCTGATGAGGGCGGCGCGCTTTTCTTCCAGCAGGGCCAGCATCTTTTCCTTTTCCGCCACCAGCGCATCGATGCGCGCGGTTTCGCGGTCGAGGTAGTCGGCGATCAGGCGTTGGGTTTCGAGCGATGGCAAAGGGATAAGTGCATTACCAATGGCACCCTTCGGCAAGCCATATCTTGTGACTCCAGTTGCCTCCAATTCCAATTGGAGCGCAACAGGCCGTGACTGAACACAACGGAAAAGAAATCGTCCCTCAAGCAAGCCGCTGTTTGGGCGCATGAAGGCGAGGTGATAGCCACAAATAAAGTCTTCCGCTGTGGCTTCAACATATGCCGGGATACCAATGTCGTCCCAAGATTCGGAGTCCTTAGTAATGACGACATCACCAACCTCAAGATGAAATTTCTCGATCTCATCTTCTGTGGCAGTGGCCACCATTAGTTCGAGCTCGGGAGATACGCGGTCATTTTTGTATACGTCCGTGTAATTGCAGAGGCGAACCGGAATTTCATCTTCGATAGAATGCTTATCGACATTGCTTACCGTGTAATAACAGGCCGCCTTTAATGGAACAGTTCGCCAACCGCTAGGCAGAGTCGAGAGCAGTTCGGTGGCTTTCACTCTGTCACCTCCCGCAGCAATCCCATAATCCGTTTCTCCACCGCCTCCAGCTCCGCATCGATCTCGGCCAGCGGCCTCGGCGGCTGGTACCGGAAGAATTCGCGGTTGAAGTTGATCTCGTACCCCACCTTCCCGATGCCGCCGTCCTGCTCATCGAGGGTGTCGCGGTCGATCCAGGCGTCCGCCACATAGGGGCGCACCTCGCGCAGCACGTAGCTGATCACGTCTTCCTTGAGCGGGATGTTTTCAGAGTCCTTCAGGTTGGAGTCAGCCTCGTACTCGACATATTTCCCTTTACCGGCCGGGTTGAGTCCCAGCAGGGCTTTCAGCTCATCGGGCGCAAGCTCGGGCAGGGTTTGGCCGGGTAACAACGCTTCGATATCCAGCGCGACTTCCTTGTGCACCTTGGCGATAACCGCCTCGGCCTCTGGGTCTACCTCGGTAAAGGCATCACGGAAGTTCTTTTTCTGTGCCGTGCCCTTGGCTCCCTTGGCCCAGCCTTCGACATCGTCGGGCAACCGTTTGACGATCGTCTGCACCTCGTCCCAAACCTGATTCCAGTCGTCATGTGCTTCGTTGCCGAGCACCTCTTCTATGGCCAGCACGGCGTCGAGCAGCTCGGGGCAGGTGTCGAGGTAGCGTTCCTTGGCCTCCTGGGTGATCTGGAATTTCAGGCGCAGTGGACGCAGGATGGTAACGCGGCGGTAGCCGAAATCGGCGTTGTCGAAAATCTTGCTGGTCTTCGATTCCGTCAATGCGCCATGTTCGCGGGTCACTTCATCAATGGCCTTTTCATCCAGCCAGCGGCGCTTGTTGCCGAGGCTGCGTTTCATCGGCGTCCAGCGCTCGCGGGCGTCGATCAATTGGATACTGCCCTTGCGGTGCTTTTCCTTACGGTTGCTGAGCACCCAGACGAAGGTACCGATGCCGGTGTTGTAGAACATCTGCTCGGGCAGGGCGACGATGGCCTCCAGCCAGTCGTGCTCGATGATCCAGCGGCGAATTTCGCTTTCACCGCTGCCCGCGCCGCCGGTGAAGAGCGGCGAGCCGTTGAAGACGATGGCGATGCGCGAGCCGGGCTTGTCGCGGTTACCCGACTGCCACGGCTGGAACTTGGCAATCATGTGGATCAGAAAGAGCAGTGCGCCGTCGTTGATGCGTGGTAGCTTGCCGGTGTAGCCGCGAAAGTGGGGCCAGCGGTCGATCTCCTTCTTCTCCCCCTTCCAGTCCACGCCAAAGGGCGGGTTGGCCAGCAGGTAGTCGAAGCGCATGTCGGAGAACTGGTCGTTGATCAGGGTATTGCCGTATTCGATGCGGCTGTCCTTGTGCCCCTTGATCAGCAGGTCGGAGGCGGCGACGGCGTAGGAGCGCGGGTTGTAGTCCTGACCGTAGACCTTGACCGTGGCCTGCTCGTTGTGGGCGCGCAGCCAGTTCTGACTTTCGGCCAGCATGCCGCCGGTGCCGCAGGCCGGGTCGCAGATGGTGACAATCTTGCCCGCCTGGGTGAGCACCTGGGTATCGGGCTCCAGCAACAGGTTGACCATCAGGCGAATGACCTCGCGCGGGGTGAAGTGGTCACCGGCTGTCTCGTTGGCCGCCTCATTGAAACGCCGGATCAGGTCTTCGAACACCAGCCCCATGGTGATGTTGTCTACATGGCGGGGGTGCAGGTCGATTTCGGTGAACTGTGAAACCACCTGATAGAGGCGGTTGGCCTCTTCGAGTTTGGCGATTTCCTGATCGAACTCAAAGCGCTCAAAAATCTTCTGAATGTTCTCGGAAAACCCTTTGATGTAGCCCACGAGGTGCTGGCCGATATTGTCCGGATCACCCTTGAGTTTGCGGAAATCGAGCTGGCTGTGATTGTGAAAACCCAGCGGTTTGCCGTCCTCGTCCTTGGCCAGTTCGTTCAGCACCCGGTCCACCAGTTGCGGGTCTTTGTCCTTCAAGGTCTCGTAGCGTTTGAGCACCGCCTCCTTGGTGGGGGCGAGTACCGCATCGAAACGGCGTAGCACAGTTAACGGCAGCATGACCCGTTCGTACTGTGGCGGACGGTACGGCCCGCGCAGCAGGTCGGCCACGGACCAGATGAAATTCGCCAGTTGCTGAAAATTGCCTGGGGTCATGGATGAATATCCTTGTTATCGAGTTTCAACTTGCCGAAGTATAGATCCAAGCGGAACACGTAAGTCGTTTCAACGAATTAGAAAGCCTCCCGAGCACACGCGATGAAATATAGCACCCGCCACAAGAGGGGGGAAAGCAATAAAAAACAAGAGGGCCACCTGGAAACAGGTGACCCTCTTGAACTGGTGGAGGTGGCGGGAATCGAACCCGCGTCCGAAAATCTTTCACGTAAGGCTTCTACATGCGTAGTCCGTGTATTGGATTTAACCGATCAAGGCTCCCATGGACAGGATACTTGAACGGCGATTCTGCTTTGATTTCGCCTTTGCGCCACAGACCTTCACAAAAGCTAGCCCACTAAATTGACGTCTTCAAACCTACGCAGGCACTCGGCCTGAAGACGTGGCAGCAATTAAGCTGCCAGTGCGTACGAAACGTCAGTGTCGGCGTTTGTATTGATGCCAGTTTTTTAACGAGGCCAACTGGCGTCCCCGGCATGCCACCTTCGCTTCCAATCCCCGTCGAAACCTGGGCACCCCCTTTTAGAAACAGTGATTAGTGATTGGTTGTTGGTAATTGGTTGCTTTCGGTTTTTCTCGAAAGTGTTTTCAGTATCGCACAAAACTGTCGAAGAAACCAGCGTTTTTATCCGCGCGAATGGTCGCGGATGGCGCGGGCGGTTTCGCGGCTGTGCTGTTTTTCCTTGAGGGTCTCGCGCTTGTCGTGGAGCTTCTTGCCGCGGCCGATGCCGATTTCGAGTTTGGCCCGGCTCTCCTTGAAATAGATCTTGGTCGGCACCAGCGACAGGCCCCGCTCCTCAACCTTGCGGGTCAGCTTGGCGATTTCTTCCTGATGCAGCAGCAACTTGCGTACCCGGGTGGGATCGTGGTTTTCGCGGTTCCCCTGCTCGTAGGGACTGATGTTCATGTTGTTGATGAAGACCTCGCCGTCCTTGATGCGGCAGAAGGCCTCCTTGAGATTGACCTTCCCCTGGCGCAGGGATTTCACTTCGGTGCCGGTGAGCACCAGTCCGGCCTCGTAGACTTCGTCGATGAAGTATTCGTGATAGGCCTTTTTGTTGGTGGCGATGATTTTGATGCCCATCGGGTCGCTTCTTCCAGTGAATGCGCCGGTTTGCGCTCGGCGTCGCTAGTGGGATGCAGAGTATAGCGACGACTCAGGACTTTTGCAACACATCCCAAGCATCGAGGAAAAGGGAGGCGACTTCGGCGGTTCGCCCCGGAGCGCAGAGGAATTCTTCAAGTTCGGCGAAGGCAGGGAGTTCGGCGGGCTTGAGCACCTGAAAGTTGCAGCCCAGTCCGGCCTTGAGTTCTCCCTGGTCGGCGGCCACCCCAAGGGCGCGGGCGCCGTGGATGGTGGCCATGGTCAGCAGTTCGGCGGGCGCGATCTTGCCCGAGAGCCATTGCCGGGCGAAGGCGATTTCATCCCAGACCGAGAGGGTTTCGTTGCTGGCGAGGCTGTCGGTCCCCAAGGCCAGAGGCACCCCGGCGGCGCGATAGAGTTCCACCGGCAGTCGACCGACGCCGAGGCGGGCGTTGGAACGGGGGCAGCAGACGACGGTGGACCCGGCCCGGGCGAGACGGGCGGCGTCATCGGCGTCGATCTGCACGCCGTGGGCGAGCAGGCAGGAGGGAACGAGCGCGCCGCACTGCTCGGCCCAGGCGACGGGGGAACGGCGCGCCGGCGGCGGGGCCATCCCCTGCCAGCCGACGTAGGGATAAAGTTTGTCAGCGAGGGGCCCGCTCGAATCCCGGATGAAACTCACTTCAGCCGGGGCTTCGGCCAGATGCAGGGTGGTCGCCACCTTCCGGCGGCGGGCGAAATCGATGATCTGGGCGAGATATTCGGCGGAGATCGAATAGCTCGAATGGGGGGCGATGCCGAGCCGCAACTGCCCGGCCCGTTTTTCGTCGAGCAAGGTGCCGATGCGACTGAGCAGCTGCCGCCCCTGGGCCGGATCGAGGCCGAGGGTTTCCAGGTAGAGCCGCCCTTTGAGCGGGCTGTGCCGATAGGCCGTGCGGGCGGGAAAGTAGGAAAGGATGTCCCCCACCGCGCCGGTACCGGCGGCGAGAGAGGCGGCAATCCCCGCCGCCACGGAGGACTCGAAACGGTCGAGGGGAAGGCCCCGCTTGACCCGAATGACGTGCAAGATCCAGTCGACGAAGTCGCCGCCGGGAGCGATGGTCTCCCCGGCTTCGGCGCGCCAGCGGGGGAAATGGGTCAGCTCCAGATGGGTGTGGGCGTTGACCAGAGGAGGGAGCAGAATGGCATCGCCAAAATCGATGACCGCGGCCCCCGAAGCGGTCGCGGTCATCGATTGGCGGGTGCCGACCTCAAGGATGCGCCCGCCGTCGACCAGCAGGGCGCCGTCCTCGATGGGGGGCGCGGTTATGGGCAGGAGATAGCGGGCAAGAAAGAGGGTGGACACGATGTCAGATCGCCACTTGCAGTTCGCCCTGGCCGGGGCATTCCTGGTCGCGGTCGTGATCGATGCGGCGGTTTTTCTCATCGACGAAGACCAGCTTGGGTTTATGCGCCCGGGCCTCGGCGTCGTTCATCTCTTTCCAGCTGGCGATGATGACGAGATCACCCTTGGCGACCAGACGGGCCGCCGCGCCATTGATGCAGATGGTGCCGCTGCCGGGTTGACCGGCGATGGCGTAGGTGGCGAAACGGGTGCCAAAGTTGACGTTCCAGATGTCGACGAATTCGTTATCAAGAATGTCGGCTTCTTTCATGAGCAGGGGATCGATGGTGATGCTTCCCTCGTAGTGCAGGTCGGCTCCGGTGACGGTGGCGCGGTGGATCTTCGACTTGAGCATTTTCCGCATCTTGTTCATACCTCCTCGAAAAGATAAGCATTATCAATCAGACGGGTATTCCCCACTTTCACCGCCAGCAGCAGCACCGAATCGCCGTCGACGGTCGACTGGTCTTCAAGGGTCAGCTGATGACAGATCTGGATGTAATCGACCTGCGCTTCCAGCTCGCGCTCGATCCGCTCTCGCGCGGCGGCGATGAGGCGCTCCGCCGCACGTTCGCCGCCACGGGCGAGCCCGCCCGCCAGGCGCAGGGCATCGACCAGGCACAGGGCCTGGGTGCGTTGGGCGGGGGAAAGATAGATGTTGCGGGAACTCATGGCGAGGCCGTCGGCTTCGCGGACGATGGGCATGCCGACGATCTCCACCGGCAGGTTGAGATCCGCCGTCATGCGCTTGATCACCGCCAGCTGCTGGAAATCCTTGCGCCCGAAGAGAGCGACATGGGGCTGGACGATGAGAAAGAGCTTGCTCACCACCGTCGTCACCCCACGAAAATGCCCCGGGCGGCTGCGGCCGCAGAGGGTATCGGTGAGCCCTTCGACGTCGACGTAGGTGGCGTAGCCGCGCGGATACATCTGCCGAGCTTCCGGGGCGAAGATCCAATCGACCCCGGCCTCTTCGGCGAGGGCGGCATCGCGGGTCAGATCGCGAGGGTAGGACGCGAAATCCTCCCCCTGGCCGAACTGGGTCGGATTGACGAAGATCGAGAGCACCAACAGGTCGCCGCGCTTGCGTCCTTCGTCGAGGAGGGAGCGGTGGCCGTTATGCAGAAAGCCCATGGTCGGCACGAAAGCGATCTGTTTTCCCGCCTCGCGGGCGGCCAGGCAACGCGCCTGCATCTCTTGAACGTCGGTAACTATTTGCATGAAAGGTGCGAGGATAAAGGCTTGAGGACAAAGGATTTAAACCCTTTAGCCTTCAGCCTTCAGCCTTTTTCCTCCTTATTTGAAAGAGTGTTCGTCGTCGGGGAAGGTACCGGCCTTGACCTCGCGGATGTAATCGCTGATCCCCTGGCTGATGGTCTCGGAAACGTCGGCGAAGCGCTTGACGAATTTGGGCGAATACTTTTCACACAACCCGAGGATGTCGTGGATCACCAGCACCTGCCCGTCACAATGGACCCCGGCACCGATGCCGATGGTCGGGATGGAGACAGTCTCGGTGATTTCCCGGGCCAGGGGCGCGGGAATGCCTTCGAGGACCAGGGCAAAAGCGCCGGCCTGCTCGACGGCACGGGCGTCGGCGAGCAGCTGCCGGGCCTGGAGGTCTTCCTTCCCCTGCACCCGGAAACCGCCCATGCGATGGATCGATTGCGGGGTCAGGCCGATGTGGCCGACCACCGGAATATCCATGTCGACGATGGCGCGAATGGTGGCGGCGATATTTTCGCCCCCTTCGAGTTTGACCGCCTGCGCTCCCCCTTCCTTGATCAACCGACCGGCGTTGCGCCGGGCCTCGGCGAGATCGACCTGATAGGAGAGAAAAGGCATGTCGGTCACGACCAGGGCCGAAGAGGTGCCGCGCACCACGGCACGGGTGTGATAGAGCATCTCTTCGAGCGTCACCGGCAGGGTGTTGTCGTAACCGGCAACGACCGTGCCGACCGAATCGCCGACCAGGATCATGTCGATCCCCGCCAGATCCATGAGGCGAGCAAAAGGATAGTCGTAGGCGGTGAGAACGGTGATTTTTTCCCCTTCAACCTTCATCCGGCGAATATCGAGTATGGTCTTCGTCTTTTTCAAAAGGCACATCCCCTCTTGCCCACAGGCAATAAAAAAAGCCCTTCGGAAGCCGTCCGAAAGGCGTGTTAGCGGTCTCGGCAGGGCACTACGCCCCCCATCCGCTCACCTTCCGTCCCGGTCCGTAGATCCAGGCGGCATTGCTATATCGGATCGACCGTTCGCGAAGCGCATGTTTTGCTCCGGCACAGGTTCCGGGCAACGCTCCCTTAACGGTCTTTAAACAATTCAAAAAACGGAATTTTTATAGCACGCCGAAGGGCCCCTGTCTACCCTTATCTCGGTCCAAATCCATCATCAACCCATCGAAATTTCAGGGATAATTTTAATCCCCACGAAAAAAATCCCGTTATTTCCCTGCCCTTATGGGAGAAGATCCTCGGCCGCTTCGGCAACGATGAGCAGGGGGTGGTAATTGACCAGGGTCATGCCGCGCAGGCTCTCGCGCAGCCGCTGGAAGCCGTTGAGCTCGCGGCGACGGGCGGCAAGGCAGGCCTCGGGATTGCCTGAGTACTCTTCCAGCACCAGCCTGGCCAGGCGGAAACCGACCCGTTCAAAAGCGCTGGTGACGGCGCGCAAGGCCTGCCGGTCCCACTGGTCGCGCAGGGGGACCGTACGGGCCAGCCGAGCCAGTTCGTCGAGACCAAGCAGGCGGCGCAAATCGAGAAAGGCTCGCGCCGTGGCATAGAGTTCGCCGCCGGCCTCTTCGTTGAGCATGACCACGGGGAGGAAATCCCGCAGCGCCCCCAGCAGGGAAAACCGCCGGGCCAATTCAGCGCTCATCCCCTGCTCTTCCACCGCTTGAGCGACATTCTTGCAACGTTGCCATTCCTCTTCGGGAAGCAAACCGCCGAGCACCTTCTCGAAAGCCGCGAGCTGTTCCCGCAGAGAGGCGACCCGAGAACTGTGCGGGGCCAGTTCCAGATCATGGGCAAGCGCCCAGTCGCAGAAGGCGACCAGGGTATCCTCAAGGCTGAGTAAAAGTTCAAGTTGCCGATCGGCAGGCATGCGGTTGTCCAGGGCATGGACCGCCTGACGCAGAGTTTCGCCGTCAATCACCCGGTCGAAACCGAGCCAGCTTGCCGTAACCACAACCTGGGACAATCCGTGTCGGTCGCAGAGACTGTTGATCAGGGAGCTCCCACCCCGGTCGACGAGGTAATTGGTGATGGCCGTCGCAGTGATTTCCGCGGCCAGGGGATGGTCGAAAAGATGCTCCCCGTATCGATCATGGAGCACTTTCGGGAAATAGGAAGGCAGATAGAGCGCCCGAACGTCCGGAGAGGCGACCAGGTCGGCTTCGAGCAGGTACTGATAAATCTGCATCTTGCCGTAGGCCATGAGAATCGCCAGTTCCGGACGGGTAAAAACCCGGGGATCACGGGCCAGAAGTTCCTTTTCGGAAGGAAGGTACTCACCGCGCCGGTCCATGAGTCCGGCGCGGGCCAATCTCTCGCAATGTTCCAGATGGGGTTCGACCTCCCGCAGGCAGCGCCGCTGATCGAGGCTCAGGCAGAGGCTTTGCCCGTAGTTGTCGGCCAGCACCGCATCGCAGACCTCGTCCGTCAACTCGCGCAGCAACGCATCCCGGGCGTCCTGACCGGCGATAACGCCCTGGCCGAGAAGGTGCTGCATGAAGATCTTCAGGTTGACCTCGTGGTCGCTGCAATCGACCCCGCCGGAGTTATCCACCGCGTCGGTATTGATCCGCCCACCGGCCAAAGCATATTCGATCCGACCGCGCTGGGTGAAACCGAGGTTCCCCCCCTCCCCCACGACCCTGGCCCGCAATTGCCGGCCGTCGACCCGCACCTTGTCGTTGGTCCGGTCACCGACCTCCTCGTTCTTCTCGCTGTTCGCCTTGACATAGGTGCCGATGCCGCCGTTCCAGAGCAGATCGACCTCGGCGGTCAACAGCAGGCGGATCAACCCGTCGGGATCGATGGTTTCGTGACGGACCCCGAGCCAGGCGCGGACCTCGGGGGAGAGCGGAATCTCCTTGGCCGCGCGAGGATAGACCCCTCCCCCCGGCGAGATCAGGGCGCGGTCGTAATCGTCCCAGCTGGAACGGGGCAGCTGGAAAAGACGCCGACGCTCGCCAAAGGACGGTTCCGGATCGGGGTCGGGATCGAGAAAGATGTGGCGATGGTCGAAGGCGGCCTGCAGGCGGATATGGCGAGAGAGGAGCATGCCGTTGCCGAAGACGTCGCCGCTCATGTCGCCGATGCCGACCACGGTGAAGGGCTCGCTCTGGGTATCCTGACCAAGTTCACGGAAATGACGCTTGACGCTCTCCCAGGCGCCGCGGGCGGTAATCCCCAGAGCCTTGTGACTATACCCCCGGGAACCGCCGCTGGCGAAGGCGTCATCGAGCCAGAAGCCGTAGCCCTGGCTCAGCTCGTTGGCGGTGTCGGGGAGATGGGCCGTCCCCTTGTCGGCGGCGACCACCAGGTAGGGGTCCTCAGCGTCGTAGGCGACGATCCCCTCGGGGCGGACGATCTGATCGCCCACCCGGTTGTCGGTGAGATCGAGGAGCCCTCGGATCAGGGTTTGGTAAGCGGCCTTGGCCAACGCCATCCCCTCTTCCCGGTCGCGATAGGGAGTTTTGACGACGAAACCGCCCTTCGAGCCGACGGGGACGATCAGGGCGTTCTTGGCCATCTGCGTCTTCATCAGGCCGAGAACCTCGGTGCGGAAGTCGTCGGGACGGTCGGACCAGCGGATGCCCCCCCGCGCCACCCTGCCGCCGCGCAGATGAATCCCCTCCATCGCCGCCGAATGAACGTAGATCTCGAACATGGGGCGGGGAGCGGGCATGTCGATGATCCCCAAGGCGTTGATCTTGAAAGAGAGCAGATAGTCGTCGCTGTTCCGCCGAACAAAGAAGTTGCTGCGCACCGTCGAGTCGATAAGGTTGAAGAGGGTACGGAGAATCTGGTCTTCGTTAACGTCGCTCACCTCCCGCAGGGCATCGACGATTTCCTGTCGCAGGGGGGAGAGCACCTGCTCCTCGCGAACGGAAAAATCCTGCCAGGCTGCATCCTCCTTGAAGCGCCCCTCGAAGTAACGATAGAGGAGCAGAGCCACGGCAGCGTTGTTGATCAGGGCATAGGCCACCCGCTTTTTGCTGAAAGGGGTGCCGAGCTGGAAAAAGTAGTTGCGGTAGGCGCGGAAGATGTCGATCTCCTTCCAGCTCAACCCGGTCGGGATCAGCAGCTGGTTGAGGTAATCATTCTCCAGCTCTCCCCGGCGAAGAGCGGACAAGGCCTCCAGCAAGGCCTCGCGCCGATCGGCCAGCTCGCCGTGCACACTGAAGAGGGCGAAGCTCTTGATGTGCAAAAGCCCCGTTGGCCCAGGCAGATCAAAATCGACCTCTTCGATGACCGACAGCCCGAGATTTTGCAGAATCGGCATCAGATCGTTGAGATAACTGCGCTTTGAGCTGTAGAACTGCAAGCGGTAGTAGCGCTCCACCCCGGCGAAAGGCCCCCAGAGGTCGAAACTTTCGCCGCCGTCCCGCGCTACCCGATCGAGATGGAGAACATCGCGTTGAGCGAAGCGGGGATGCACCCGGTTGCGATAGGCTTCGTCGAAACTCTCGCCGAATTCCCGCCACAACCGCCGTCCTTCCGCCTCGCCGTGGGCCTTTTCGAGAAGCCGACGCAGGCGACCGGTCCAGGGGCGAAGCATGCGCGACAGGCAGCGTTCGAGCATGGCCGGGTCGAAGTGAACGGGCTCATGACGGGGAAGGAGATGGGCGTGGTGGAGGGAGTGTTCGCTTGTGACCTGAACCAGGGAGATTTCCGCGGCGGGGGCGGAAAAAAACCGCCGCAAGTAGCGTTCCACCCGGGCCATGGTTTCCACCGAAAAACTCCCCCGGGGAAGAATGAGAAAGAGGGTCAATCCGGAAAGAGCCGGGGAAGCGGCGGCAATAATGCGCACCAGGGTATCCCGGGACATGGCGGCGACGGAACGAACGGCCGCCGCCAGATCCTTGGCGTCGAGAAAGAAAAGCTCCACCTTAGGGAAGGCATTGAAAATCTTGACGGCATTGCGATAGCCGTGACTTCCCCGCGAAAGCCCGGAAAGGTTCAGGGCTTCTTCTATGCGCCGGCGCAAGGCCGGAATCTTCCAGGCCGGTTCTCCCCGCACTTTTTCACTGAAGAGCCCGAAAAATTCGTGGACTTCACAAAGACCGCCGGCGCTCGTCTCAAGGCAGCCGATAGCAACCAGCTTTTCGGCGCGCAGCAAAGGACTGGCCACGGCGGTCGTCTCGACCGCGACCGGCTCCCCCGTCTCCAGTCGGCGGCGCATCCCGGCCCCGGCTTCAGCCGGCAGGGAAATGCCCAGCAGCCCTTCTTCCTGAAGTTCGAACGTCCAAGCGGTGGCATCGGCCTTCACCACCCGCCGCCGGCGATAGGCAAAGGGGAGAAAGTTGCCGTCGGCAAGCCACTGCCAGAAATCGTCGTGGCCGCCCGCTTCCGCCACCGACCGGGTGGCGGCGAGGCGTTGTTCCAGATCATCCCGCGCATGTTCCACAGCCAAGGCGGCACTCAAGGCCTGATGAATCGGGGGCACAAGCTCGGCGGCAATTTCGGGAAGGACCGCCAGTTCCGCGAGAATCAGCGACTCCCGGGGCGCGTCCTCGGCCTGAGCCCCCAAACGGAGCAACTGATTTTTTTCGCGCAGAGCGGGGAAACTAGGATGGCAGATCAGATGGAAGGGAATTTCCCTGCTCTTGAGCTGAACCAGCAGGGAATCGACCAGAAAGGGTGCATCGGGGGAGCTGCAAACGAGAAGTGGATGTCCCCCTTCGAGGTTGATGAGGAAGACGCCGACGCCCGTCCCCCGCGATTCGAGACAATCG encodes the following:
- the smpB gene encoding SsrA-binding protein SmpB; this translates as MGIKIIATNKKAYHEYFIDEVYEAGLVLTGTEVKSLRQGKVNLKEAFCRIKDGEVFINNMNISPYEQGNRENHDPTRVRKLLLHQEEIAKLTRKVEERGLSLVPTKIYFKESRAKLEIGIGRGKKLHDKRETLKEKQHSRETARAIRDHSRG
- a CDS encoding restriction endonuclease subunit S, which codes for MKATELLSTLPSGWRTVPLKAACYYTVSNVDKHSIEDEIPVRLCNYTDVYKNDRVSPELELMVATATEDEIEKFHLEVGDVVITKDSESWDDIGIPAYVEATAEDFICGYHLAFMRPNSGLLEGRFLFRCVQSRPVALQLELEATGVTRYGLPKGAIGNALIPLPSLETQRLIADYLDRETARIDALVAEKEKMLALLEEKRAALISRAVTRGLDPNAPLKPSGLDWLGDIPKHWTVERAKNLFSVRDQRSESGLEELLTVSHITGVTPRSEKDVYMFQADDKAGYKLCYPGDLVINTLWGWMGAMGISSLEGIVSPDYHVYTSKGLLLPEFVELLCRSKPFVAEVNRWSKGVWSSRLRLYPENFFEMRLPVPPHDDQRNIIAAVEESQHKTKELAGVMQQSISLAKERRAALITAAVTGQISVEEMAA
- the panC gene encoding pantoate--beta-alanine ligase, which translates into the protein MQIVTDVQEMQARCLAAREAGKQIAFVPTMGFLHNGHRSLLDEGRKRGDLLVLSIFVNPTQFGQGEDFASYPRDLTRDAALAEEAGVDWIFAPEARQMYPRGYATYVDVEGLTDTLCGRSRPGHFRGVTTVVSKLFLIVQPHVALFGRKDFQQLAVIKRMTADLNLPVEIVGMPIVREADGLAMSSRNIYLSPAQRTQALCLVDALRLAGGLARGGERAAERLIAAARERIERELEAQVDYIQICHQLTLEDQSTVDGDSVLLLAVKVGNTRLIDNAYLFEEV
- a CDS encoding amidohydrolase family protein, with the translated sequence MSTLFLARYLLPITAPPIEDGALLVDGGRILEVGTRQSMTATASGAAVIDFGDAILLPPLVNAHTHLELTHFPRWRAEAGETIAPGGDFVDWILHVIRVKRGLPLDRFESSVAAGIAASLAAGTGAVGDILSYFPARTAYRHSPLKGRLYLETLGLDPAQGRQLLSRIGTLLDEKRAGQLRLGIAPHSSYSISAEYLAQIIDFARRRKVATTLHLAEAPAEVSFIRDSSGPLADKLYPYVGWQGMAPPPARRSPVAWAEQCGALVPSCLLAHGVQIDADDAARLARAGSTVVCCPRSNARLGVGRLPVELYRAAGVPLALGTDSLASNETLSVWDEIAFARQWLSGKIAPAELLTMATIHGARALGVAADQGELKAGLGCNFQVLKPAELPAFAELEEFLCAPGRTAEVASLFLDAWDVLQKS
- the panB gene encoding 3-methyl-2-oxobutanoate hydroxymethyltransferase produces the protein MKKTKTILDIRRMKVEGEKITVLTAYDYPFARLMDLAGIDMILVGDSVGTVVAGYDNTLPVTLEEMLYHTRAVVRGTSSALVVTDMPFLSYQVDLAEARRNAGRLIKEGGAQAVKLEGGENIAATIRAIVDMDIPVVGHIGLTPQSIHRMGGFRVQGKEDLQARQLLADARAVEQAGAFALVLEGIPAPLAREITETVSIPTIGIGAGVHCDGQVLVIHDILGLCEKYSPKFVKRFADVSETISQGISDYIREVKAGTFPDDEHSFK
- a CDS encoding type I restriction-modification system subunit M, which gives rise to MTPGNFQQLANFIWSVADLLRGPYRPPQYERVMLPLTVLRRFDAVLAPTKEAVLKRYETLKDKDPQLVDRVLNELAKDEDGKPLGFHNHSQLDFRKLKGDPDNIGQHLVGYIKGFSENIQKIFERFEFDQEIAKLEEANRLYQVVSQFTEIDLHPRHVDNITMGLVFEDLIRRFNEAANETAGDHFTPREVIRLMVNLLLEPDTQVLTQAGKIVTICDPACGTGGMLAESQNWLRAHNEQATVKVYGQDYNPRSYAVAASDLLIKGHKDSRIEYGNTLINDQFSDMRFDYLLANPPFGVDWKGEKKEIDRWPHFRGYTGKLPRINDGALLFLIHMIAKFQPWQSGNRDKPGSRIAIVFNGSPLFTGGAGSGESEIRRWIIEHDWLEAIVALPEQMFYNTGIGTFVWVLSNRKEKHRKGSIQLIDARERWTPMKRSLGNKRRWLDEKAIDEVTREHGALTESKTSKIFDNADFGYRRVTILRPLRLKFQITQEAKERYLDTCPELLDAVLAIEEVLGNEAHDDWNQVWDEVQTIVKRLPDDVEGWAKGAKGTAQKKNFRDAFTEVDPEAEAVIAKVHKEVALDIEALLPGQTLPELAPDELKALLGLNPAGKGKYVEYEADSNLKDSENIPLKEDVISYVLREVRPYVADAWIDRDTLDEQDGGIGKVGYEINFNREFFRYQPPRPLAEIDAELEAVEKRIMGLLREVTE
- the panD gene encoding aspartate 1-decarboxylase — encoded protein: MRKMLKSKIHRATVTGADLHYEGSITIDPLLMKEADILDNEFVDIWNVNFGTRFATYAIAGQPGSGTICINGAAARLVAKGDLVIIASWKEMNDAEARAHKPKLVFVDEKNRRIDHDRDQECPGQGELQVAI